In Dunckerocampus dactyliophorus isolate RoL2022-P2 chromosome 14, RoL_Ddac_1.1, whole genome shotgun sequence, one DNA window encodes the following:
- the LOC129194021 gene encoding zinc finger protein 501-like isoform X1, with protein MCKVQMLRALVNQRLTAVVEEIFVVLERTIAEYEEELFRTKEENERQRQLLDGVFKAHQDVSEDHLPPEQQEEAQPPHIKEPERTHIKMGEGDHSVSQEGEHPEGLEEFPVFGVLVKSEDDEDKDQSEEKREVEPPSGSATQHITEADGDHCGGSQADILLSPLSYSDDTTPRCRDSDDEDSKADMTRHTDNTLFKCSQCDRTFGYKKNLKRHMRYHTGDKPFFCSFCMKGFYEKAHLITHTRIHTGEKPYSCSLCNKCFCESSGLDQHMRIHTGEKPFTCSVCGISFVRNQDLKRHMRTHTGEKPFTCSVCDIRLSQKSHLTSHMRTHTGEKPYTCSVCGVRLSQKSHLTSHMRTHTGEKPYTCPFCGVGFAYKSSLTKHTRIHAGEKEFSCSVCDERFSFKYHVNNHKCAGETSSRQ; from the exons atgtgtaaagtacaaatgctgagagcgttggtgaatcagcgactaactgcggttgttgaagaaatatttgtagtgttagaaagaacgatagcagagtacgaggaggaactttttCGAACAAAAGAAGAGAAtgagcgacaacgtcaactactggaTGGTGTTTTCAAGGCGCATCAAG atgtcAGTGAAGACCATCTACCCCCTGAGCAGCAGGAGGAAgcacagcccccccacattaagGAGCCAGAGCGCACCCACATTAAAATGGGAGAGGGTGATCACAGCGTCAGTCAGGAGGGAGAACATCCtgaaggactggaggagttcccagtgTTTGGTGTccttgtgaagagtgaagatgatgaagacaaagatCAAAGTGAGGaaaagagagaggtggagcctccaagcggCAGCGCAACACAACACataacagaagctgatggagaccactgtggaggatcacaagcggACATCCTCTTATCTCCACTATCATATAGTGATGACACAACGCCACGCTGTCGTGAcagtgatgatgaagactctaaagctgatatgacacgtcacactgacaacacactctttaaatgctctcaatgtGACAGAACGTTTGGCTACAAAAAGAATCTGAAAAGACATATGAGATATCACACAGGAGATAAACCGTTCTTCTGCTCATTTTGTATGAAAGGATTCTACGAGAAAGCACATTTgataacacacacaagaatacacactggagagaaaccatattcctgttcacTCTGCAACAAATGTTTCTGTGAGAGTTCAGGGTTGGAtcaacacatgagaatacacactggagagaaaccgtttacctgttcagtgtgtggtataaGTTTTGTACGGAATCAAgatttgaaaagacacatgaggacacacaccggggaaaaaccttttacctgcTCGGTGTGTGACATCAGATTATCTCAGAAGTCTCATTTgacatcacacatgagaacacatactggagagaaaccttacACTTGCTCAGTGTGTGGCGTCAGATTATCTCAAAAGTCCCATTTgacatcacacatgagaacccaCACTGGCGAGAAACCTTATACCTGCCCGTTCTGTGGAGTAGGATTTGCTTATAAGTCATCTTTGACAAAACATACAAGAATACACGCTGGAGAGAAAGAATtcagttgcagtgtgtgtgatgaaagatTCTCTTTTAAGTACCACGttaacaatcacaagtgtgctggtgagaCCAGCAGCAGGCAATGA
- the LOC129194021 gene encoding gastrula zinc finger protein XlCGF8.2DB-like isoform X2 has translation MKDEEWQAVRRGKETKQDVSEDHLPPEQQEEAQPPHIKEPERTHIKMGEGDHSVSQEGEHPEGLEEFPVFGVLVKSEDDEDKDQSEEKREVEPPSGSATQHITEADGDHCGGSQADILLSPLSYSDDTTPRCRDSDDEDSKADMTRHTDNTLFKCSQCDRTFGYKKNLKRHMRYHTGDKPFFCSFCMKGFYEKAHLITHTRIHTGEKPYSCSLCNKCFCESSGLDQHMRIHTGEKPFTCSVCGISFVRNQDLKRHMRTHTGEKPFTCSVCDIRLSQKSHLTSHMRTHTGEKPYTCSVCGVRLSQKSHLTSHMRTHTGEKPYTCPFCGVGFAYKSSLTKHTRIHAGEKEFSCSVCDERFSFKYHVNNHKCAGETSSRQ, from the exons ATGAAAGATGAAGAATGGCAGGCTGTAAGAAGAGGAAAGGAGACAAAACAGG atgtcAGTGAAGACCATCTACCCCCTGAGCAGCAGGAGGAAgcacagcccccccacattaagGAGCCAGAGCGCACCCACATTAAAATGGGAGAGGGTGATCACAGCGTCAGTCAGGAGGGAGAACATCCtgaaggactggaggagttcccagtgTTTGGTGTccttgtgaagagtgaagatgatgaagacaaagatCAAAGTGAGGaaaagagagaggtggagcctccaagcggCAGCGCAACACAACACataacagaagctgatggagaccactgtggaggatcacaagcggACATCCTCTTATCTCCACTATCATATAGTGATGACACAACGCCACGCTGTCGTGAcagtgatgatgaagactctaaagctgatatgacacgtcacactgacaacacactctttaaatgctctcaatgtGACAGAACGTTTGGCTACAAAAAGAATCTGAAAAGACATATGAGATATCACACAGGAGATAAACCGTTCTTCTGCTCATTTTGTATGAAAGGATTCTACGAGAAAGCACATTTgataacacacacaagaatacacactggagagaaaccatattcctgttcacTCTGCAACAAATGTTTCTGTGAGAGTTCAGGGTTGGAtcaacacatgagaatacacactggagagaaaccgtttacctgttcagtgtgtggtataaGTTTTGTACGGAATCAAgatttgaaaagacacatgaggacacacaccggggaaaaaccttttacctgcTCGGTGTGTGACATCAGATTATCTCAGAAGTCTCATTTgacatcacacatgagaacacatactggagagaaaccttacACTTGCTCAGTGTGTGGCGTCAGATTATCTCAAAAGTCCCATTTgacatcacacatgagaacccaCACTGGCGAGAAACCTTATACCTGCCCGTTCTGTGGAGTAGGATTTGCTTATAAGTCATCTTTGACAAAACATACAAGAATACACGCTGGAGAGAAAGAATtcagttgcagtgtgtgtgatgaaagatTCTCTTTTAAGTACCACGttaacaatcacaagtgtgctggtgagaCCAGCAGCAGGCAATGA